A window from Tenacibaculum singaporense encodes these proteins:
- the porK gene encoding T9SS ring complex lipoprotein PorK/GldK → MKKITVLALLASIIYSCGSSGDRGELVGVKSKRKWFAEKPYGMAKIPGGSFTMGKQDEDPMGAMNAPTKTVTVQPFYMDETEITNSEYKAFVHWVRDSITRTKLAYQAEFASLGGEDAANTGKNAQGIQLYAFASKDTVNETPYDKYMRENYYELGEGLDSLKPLNWEEELIWDSQEYPDADYVEVMDSLYIRKDEALNGIRTFNTKLLNYRYYWFDNEAAARTGKNRRDFLKDEVINVYPDTTVWIKDFNYSYNDPMHQEYFGHKAYENYPVVGVTWNQAKAFCHWRTQTKNNFQRSRKKLGLVPAFRLPTEAEWEYAARGGLDYGKYPWGGPSTTSDRGCFLANFKPVRGDYAADGALYTVEAMSYNPNEYGLFNMAGNVSEWTNTAYNQMSYYMGSTMNPNVEIKENRRKIIRGGSWKDVAYFLEVSSRDWEYADTARSYIGFRTVQDYLGTNKSN, encoded by the coding sequence ATGAAAAAAATAACAGTACTTGCATTGTTAGCATCTATCATTTACTCTTGTGGTTCAAGTGGTGATAGGGGAGAGTTAGTAGGAGTGAAATCTAAAAGGAAATGGTTTGCTGAAAAACCATATGGTATGGCTAAAATCCCAGGAGGATCTTTCACTATGGGAAAACAAGATGAAGACCCTATGGGGGCTATGAATGCTCCAACTAAAACAGTTACGGTACAACCATTTTACATGGATGAGACTGAAATAACAAACAGTGAGTATAAAGCCTTTGTTCATTGGGTAAGAGATTCCATAACAAGAACTAAATTAGCTTATCAAGCAGAATTTGCTTCTTTAGGAGGAGAGGATGCAGCTAATACAGGTAAAAATGCACAAGGAATACAATTATATGCTTTTGCATCAAAAGATACTGTTAATGAAACTCCGTATGATAAGTACATGCGTGAAAATTATTACGAATTAGGAGAAGGATTAGATTCACTAAAACCATTAAACTGGGAAGAAGAGTTAATTTGGGATTCACAAGAATATCCTGATGCTGATTATGTAGAGGTGATGGACTCTTTATATATTAGAAAAGATGAGGCTTTAAATGGAATTAGAACATTTAATACAAAATTATTAAACTATAGGTATTATTGGTTTGATAATGAAGCTGCAGCAAGAACAGGTAAGAATAGAAGAGATTTCTTAAAAGACGAAGTTATAAATGTGTATCCAGATACAACAGTATGGATAAAAGACTTTAATTATTCATACAATGATCCAATGCATCAAGAGTATTTCGGACACAAAGCGTATGAGAATTACCCAGTAGTAGGGGTAACATGGAATCAAGCAAAAGCATTCTGTCATTGGAGAACACAAACAAAAAATAATTTTCAAAGATCTAGAAAGAAGTTAGGTTTAGTGCCTGCTTTCAGATTGCCTACAGAAGCAGAGTGGGAATATGCAGCACGTGGAGGATTAGATTATGGTAAATATCCTTGGGGAGGACCTAGTACAACGAGTGATAGAGGATGTTTTTTAGCAAACTTTAAACCAGTTCGTGGAGATTATGCAGCTGATGGAGCCCTTTACACAGTTGAAGCAATGTCTTATAATCCTAATGAGTATGGATTGTTTAATATGGCAGGTAATGTTTCAGAATGGACAAATACAGCTTACAATCAAATGTCTTATTATATGGGGTCTACCATGAACCCTAATGTTGAAATAAAAGAAAATAGAAGAAAGATAATACGTGGAGGATCTTGGAAAGATGTAGCATATTTCTTAGAGGTAAGTTCTCGTGATTGGGAATACGCTGACACCGCAAGAAGTTATATCGGATTTAGAACCGTACAAGATTATTTAGGTACCAATAAAAGTAATTAA
- a CDS encoding formimidoylglutamase — protein MNIDFFSPIEDSVATRVVLQPSSVLGRTIQLHTVQDGFPDLTEVTIAILGVKDDRGAAGNLGSGKELHEIRKHLYQLFPGNWHTRIADLGNIEKGNTLEDTYFAVKSSVAFLLKKNILPVIIGGGQDLTYANYRAYDELEQTVNLVVVDSRFDLGSLEEELSSQSYLSRIVMEEPNNLFNFSNIGYQTYFNSQEEINLLDKLYFEAYRLGEVKNITLVEPIMRDADVVSVDIGSVRQSDAPANKNASPNGFYGEELCAVARYAGISDKVTSFGIYEYNSLLDLNHQTAKLIAQVIWYFIEGVNSRAKDYPFVTKESYQKFTVLLNDDDPINFYKSDKSGRWWMEINLISNNKHKRHALIPCNYRDYEQALQQKIPERWYKALQKLV, from the coding sequence ATGAATATAGACTTCTTTTCCCCTATTGAAGATTCTGTAGCTACTCGTGTAGTTTTACAGCCTTCTTCTGTATTAGGAAGAACTATTCAACTACATACTGTTCAAGATGGTTTTCCAGATTTAACAGAAGTAACTATCGCAATTTTAGGGGTTAAAGATGATAGAGGAGCAGCAGGTAATTTAGGGAGTGGTAAAGAATTACACGAAATTCGTAAACATTTGTATCAATTATTTCCTGGTAACTGGCATACTCGTATAGCAGATCTCGGAAACATAGAGAAAGGAAATACATTAGAAGATACCTACTTTGCTGTTAAATCATCAGTAGCATTTTTACTAAAAAAAAATATACTTCCTGTAATAATTGGGGGAGGACAAGATTTAACTTACGCAAATTATAGAGCTTACGACGAACTAGAGCAAACAGTTAACTTAGTAGTTGTTGATAGTCGGTTTGATTTAGGCTCATTAGAAGAAGAATTAAGCTCTCAATCTTATTTAAGTAGAATTGTAATGGAGGAGCCTAATAATCTGTTTAACTTCAGTAATATAGGGTACCAAACCTACTTTAATTCTCAAGAAGAAATAAATCTATTAGATAAATTATATTTTGAAGCCTACAGATTAGGAGAAGTTAAAAACATAACATTGGTAGAACCAATAATGCGTGACGCAGATGTTGTAAGCGTAGATATAGGCAGTGTACGTCAAAGCGATGCTCCTGCAAATAAAAATGCTTCGCCAAATGGATTTTATGGAGAAGAGTTATGTGCTGTTGCACGTTATGCAGGGATAAGTGATAAGGTAACATCTTTTGGAATTTACGAGTACAATAGCCTTTTAGATTTAAATCATCAAACAGCAAAATTAATAGCTCAAGTAATTTGGTACTTTATAGAAGGAGTAAATTCAAGAGCTAAAGATTACCCATTTGTAACCAAAGAAAGTTACCAAAAGTTTACGGTACTTTTAAATGATGATGATCCAATAAACTTTTATAAGAGTGATAAAAGCGGTCGTTGGTGGATGGAAATAAATTTAATATCAAATAATAAACACAAAAGACATGCGTTAATACCATGTAACTATCGAGATTATGAACAAGCATTACAACAAAAAATACCAGAAAGGTGGTATAAGGCTTTGCAAAAGCTTGTTTAA
- the topA gene encoding type I DNA topoisomerase codes for MAKNLVIVESPAKAKTIEKFLGKDFQVESSFGHIADLPSKELGVNVEGDFKPKYIVSTDKKAVVKKLKDLAKKAETVWLASDEDREGEAIAWHLAEQLKLKNENTKRIVFNSITKNAILKAIENPRTINYNLVDAQQARRVLDRIVGYELSPVLWRKVKPGLSAGRVQSVAVRLIVEREREIEGFTPVASYRVDAEFVNAEGKKFKAKLAKNFSTKKEAENFLNSCLGAEFSVADLQKKPAKKSPAPPFTTSTLQQEASRKLGFPVAKTMMVAQRLYEAGLITYMRTDSVNLSDDAKKAAQAEIIASYGEEYSKPRNYATKSKGAQEAHEAIRPTNMENHEITGEYDQTRLYSLIWKRTLASQMSEAKLERTVVKIDNNKNKKQFTANGEVITFEGFLKVYLEGTDNEEEEQAGMLPKMEVNEELINELITATERYTRPPARFSEASLVKQLEELGIGRPSTYAPTISTIQRREYIEKGTVEGKERNYTQLSLANQEVSEQILTERVGSDKGKLVPTDIGNIVNDFLVENFDAILDYGFTAKVENEFDEIAEGKEDWIAMIKDFYKNFHVVVEDVAANAERAKGERLLGVDPESGKNVYVRLGRYGAMVQIGEATDEEKPRFASLQGDQTMNSITYEEAMDLFKLPKTLGDYEEKEVVVANGRFGPYIKFDGKYVSLDKGENPMSVDMDRAIELIEAKRKADAPIGEYEGMPIQKGVGRFGPFIKWNSIFINVNKKYDFDNLSQTDLEELIEDKKRKEREKLIHNFEEVGIRVEKARWGRFNVIKGKIKVELPKTTEIEKLTQEEAVKMIEAKTPKKKTAKKKATKKK; via the coding sequence ATGGCAAAAAATTTAGTAATAGTTGAGTCACCTGCTAAGGCGAAAACAATAGAGAAGTTTTTAGGAAAGGACTTTCAGGTTGAATCGAGTTTTGGACACATTGCAGACTTACCATCTAAGGAATTGGGTGTAAATGTAGAAGGAGATTTCAAACCGAAGTATATAGTTTCTACCGATAAAAAAGCGGTAGTAAAAAAACTGAAAGACTTAGCAAAGAAAGCAGAAACTGTTTGGTTAGCATCCGATGAAGACCGCGAGGGAGAAGCTATAGCATGGCACTTAGCGGAACAATTGAAGTTGAAAAATGAAAACACTAAGCGTATTGTTTTTAACTCTATTACTAAAAATGCAATTTTAAAAGCAATTGAAAACCCACGCACAATTAATTACAATCTTGTTGATGCTCAACAAGCAAGACGTGTGTTAGATAGAATTGTAGGATATGAATTATCTCCTGTATTATGGAGAAAAGTAAAACCAGGATTGTCAGCAGGTAGGGTGCAATCGGTTGCAGTACGTTTAATTGTAGAACGTGAAAGAGAAATAGAAGGTTTTACACCAGTAGCTTCTTATCGTGTTGATGCAGAGTTTGTAAATGCAGAAGGAAAAAAGTTTAAAGCAAAATTAGCAAAGAACTTTTCAACAAAAAAAGAAGCTGAAAATTTCTTAAATTCTTGTTTAGGAGCAGAATTTTCTGTTGCTGATTTACAAAAAAAACCAGCAAAAAAATCTCCAGCACCGCCATTTACTACATCGACGTTGCAACAGGAAGCGTCAAGAAAATTAGGTTTTCCAGTTGCCAAAACTATGATGGTAGCACAACGTTTGTATGAAGCAGGGTTAATAACCTACATGAGAACAGACAGTGTAAACTTATCTGATGATGCAAAAAAAGCTGCTCAAGCAGAAATTATAGCTTCTTATGGTGAAGAATATAGCAAGCCACGTAATTATGCAACTAAGTCTAAAGGAGCACAAGAAGCGCATGAGGCAATTCGTCCGACTAACATGGAGAATCATGAAATTACAGGTGAGTATGATCAAACAAGATTGTATAGCTTAATTTGGAAACGCACATTAGCTTCACAAATGAGTGAAGCTAAGCTAGAACGTACCGTCGTAAAAATAGATAACAATAAGAATAAAAAGCAGTTTACTGCAAATGGAGAGGTAATTACTTTTGAAGGATTTTTAAAAGTATATTTAGAAGGTACAGACAACGAAGAGGAAGAACAGGCAGGAATGTTACCTAAAATGGAAGTAAATGAAGAATTAATAAACGAGTTGATAACAGCAACTGAGCGTTACACACGTCCGCCAGCAAGGTTTTCTGAAGCATCCTTGGTAAAACAATTAGAAGAGTTAGGTATTGGTCGCCCTTCTACGTATGCACCAACCATTTCAACTATTCAAAGAAGGGAGTATATTGAAAAAGGAACTGTAGAAGGAAAAGAAAGAAATTACACTCAATTAAGTTTAGCCAATCAAGAAGTGTCAGAGCAAATTTTAACTGAAAGAGTAGGTTCAGATAAAGGAAAGCTCGTGCCAACAGATATAGGAAATATAGTAAATGATTTCTTAGTAGAAAATTTTGATGCAATTTTAGATTATGGTTTTACAGCTAAAGTAGAAAATGAATTTGATGAAATTGCAGAAGGAAAAGAAGATTGGATAGCAATGATTAAAGACTTTTATAAAAACTTTCATGTTGTTGTAGAAGATGTTGCTGCAAATGCAGAAAGAGCAAAAGGGGAACGTTTATTAGGTGTAGATCCTGAAAGTGGAAAGAATGTGTATGTGCGTTTAGGGCGTTACGGAGCAATGGTGCAGATAGGAGAGGCAACTGATGAAGAGAAACCTCGTTTTGCAAGTTTACAAGGTGACCAAACAATGAATTCAATTACCTATGAAGAGGCAATGGATTTATTTAAGTTGCCAAAAACATTGGGAGACTATGAAGAGAAAGAAGTAGTTGTAGCTAATGGAAGATTTGGTCCTTATATTAAATTTGATGGTAAATATGTATCGTTAGATAAAGGAGAAAATCCAATGTCTGTAGATATGGATAGAGCTATTGAATTGATTGAAGCAAAAAGAAAAGCAGATGCTCCTATTGGAGAATATGAAGGAATGCCAATTCAAAAGGGAGTAGGGCGTTTTGGCCCTTTTATTAAATGGAACTCTATTTTTATCAACGTAAATAAAAAATACGACTTTGATAATTTAAGTCAAACAGATTTAGAAGAATTAATAGAAGATAAAAAAAGAAAAGAGCGTGAAAAGCTAATCCACAATTTTGAAGAGGTTGGTATTCGTGTAGAAAAAGCACGCTGGGGACGTTTTAATGTAATAAAAGGAAAGATAAAGGTAGAACTGCCAAAGACAACAGAGATAGAAAAACTAACACAAGAAGAGGCTGTTAAAATGATTGAAGCAAAAACACCTAAGAAAAAAACAGCTAAAAAGAAAGCAACCAAAAAAAAATAA
- the miaB gene encoding tRNA (N6-isopentenyl adenosine(37)-C2)-methylthiotransferase MiaB, translating to MEHVEKVIDEKKQGKALVTEHKEGNNKKLFIESYGCQMNMNDSEIVASILAEQGFNTTQNLEDADLVLVNTCSIREKAETTVRNRLQKYNAVKKTNPTMKVGVLGCMAERLKEKFLEEEKIVDLVVGPDAYRDLPNLIEEVDAGRDAVNVILSKEETYADVSPVRLNSNGVSAFVSITRGCDNMCTFCVVPFTRGRERSRDPKSIIEEIRSMQEKNFKEITLLGQNVDSYLWYGGGLKKDFKKASELAQASAVDFAQLLDMCATEFPKMRFRFSTSNPQDMTLDVIHVMAKHQNICKYIHLPVQSGSNNMLKAMNRQHTREEYMELVDNIYKIVPEMALSQDMIAGFCGETEEDHLDTLDMMNYVKYSFGFMFAYSERPGTLAAKKMEDDVPLAIKKRRLQEIINLQQEHSLYRAKEHVGKIQEVLIEGTSKRNENEWKGRNTQNTVVVFPKENYKMGDFVNVKIEDCTSTTLKGTAVGYSDNN from the coding sequence ATGGAACACGTAGAGAAAGTAATTGATGAGAAAAAACAAGGAAAAGCCCTTGTTACAGAACACAAAGAAGGAAACAACAAAAAACTTTTTATAGAAAGTTATGGTTGTCAAATGAATATGAACGATAGCGAAATTGTGGCGTCAATTTTAGCTGAACAAGGTTTTAATACCACACAAAACCTAGAAGATGCAGATCTTGTACTAGTTAACACTTGTTCTATTCGTGAAAAAGCAGAAACCACTGTTCGTAACAGACTTCAAAAATACAACGCTGTTAAAAAAACTAACCCAACTATGAAAGTTGGTGTACTAGGTTGTATGGCAGAACGACTGAAAGAAAAATTTTTAGAGGAAGAAAAAATCGTTGACTTAGTTGTTGGTCCTGATGCGTATCGAGACTTACCAAATTTAATTGAAGAAGTTGATGCGGGTCGAGATGCTGTAAATGTAATTTTATCTAAGGAAGAAACGTACGCTGATGTTTCTCCTGTACGCTTAAACTCTAACGGAGTTTCTGCATTTGTTTCAATTACTCGTGGTTGTGATAATATGTGTACATTCTGTGTAGTTCCTTTTACTCGTGGCCGTGAACGTAGTCGTGACCCTAAGAGTATTATTGAAGAAATTCGCAGTATGCAAGAAAAAAACTTCAAAGAAATTACCTTATTAGGACAGAATGTTGATTCTTATTTATGGTATGGTGGTGGATTGAAAAAAGATTTCAAAAAAGCATCTGAATTAGCACAAGCTTCTGCAGTAGATTTCGCTCAATTATTAGACATGTGTGCTACTGAGTTTCCTAAAATGCGTTTCCGTTTTTCTACGTCTAATCCACAGGATATGACCTTAGATGTGATTCATGTAATGGCAAAACACCAAAACATTTGTAAATACATTCACTTACCTGTTCAAAGTGGAAGTAACAATATGCTTAAAGCTATGAACCGTCAACACACTCGTGAAGAGTATATGGAGTTAGTTGACAATATTTATAAAATTGTTCCTGAAATGGCTTTAAGTCAAGATATGATTGCTGGTTTCTGTGGAGAAACTGAAGAAGACCATCTTGATACTTTAGACATGATGAACTATGTAAAATATAGCTTCGGGTTTATGTTTGCTTATTCAGAAAGACCAGGAACCTTAGCTGCTAAGAAAATGGAAGATGATGTTCCTTTAGCTATCAAAAAACGTCGTTTACAAGAAATCATCAACCTACAACAAGAACATAGTTTATACAGAGCTAAAGAACATGTAGGGAAAATTCAGGAAGTTTTAATTGAAGGAACTTCAAAGAGAAACGAAAACGAATGGAAAGGTCGTAACACACAAAACACCGTAGTTGTTTTCCCTAAAGAAAACTATAAAATGGGTGATTTTGTAAATGTAAAAATTGAAGATTGTACTTCTACTACCTTAAAAGGTACGGCTGTTGGATATTCTGACAATAATTAA
- a CDS encoding sigma-54 interaction domain-containing protein, translated as MENLQAIKQRFGIIGNDVQLNRAIEKAIRVAPTDISVLVTGESGVGKENIPKIIHQLSHRKHAKYIAVNCGAIPEGTIDSELFGHEKGAFTGATQTRKGYFEVADGGTIFLDEVGELPLTTQVRLLRVLENGEFIKVGSSQVQKTNVRIVAATNVNMHEAISKEKFREDLYYRLSTIEIPLPPLRERGEDIHLLFRKFAADFAQKYRMPTIRLNENAVKVLLNYHFPGNIRQLKNIAEQVSIVEEDRLITPEKLIQYLPENRSNLPAVVGDRTTSQSDFANERDIMYKILFDMRNDINDLKKLTLDLMQNGNSQQVQEDNHRLIERIYQDQDLSEASNIEVVQIPKSTSHQNDYDYAETIEEDESLSLQEKEIEMIKKSLEKNNGKRKLAAKELGISERTLYRKIKQYDL; from the coding sequence ATGGAAAATTTACAAGCTATAAAACAACGCTTTGGCATTATCGGTAACGATGTGCAACTAAATCGCGCTATTGAAAAAGCGATTCGTGTTGCTCCTACTGATATTTCGGTACTAGTTACTGGTGAAAGTGGTGTTGGAAAAGAAAATATCCCAAAAATAATTCATCAATTATCACACAGAAAACATGCAAAATATATTGCAGTAAACTGTGGTGCTATTCCTGAAGGAACGATTGACAGTGAGTTATTTGGACATGAAAAAGGAGCTTTTACAGGAGCTACACAAACCCGAAAAGGGTATTTTGAAGTGGCTGATGGCGGAACCATTTTTTTAGATGAAGTTGGTGAGCTTCCATTAACCACTCAAGTGCGTTTGTTACGTGTATTGGAAAATGGAGAATTTATAAAAGTAGGATCTTCACAAGTACAAAAAACAAATGTTCGTATTGTAGCTGCAACCAACGTTAATATGCACGAAGCTATTTCTAAAGAGAAATTTCGTGAAGATTTATATTACCGTTTAAGTACTATAGAAATTCCACTACCTCCTTTAAGAGAACGTGGAGAAGACATACATTTACTGTTCAGAAAGTTTGCTGCCGATTTTGCACAAAAATACCGAATGCCTACCATCAGGTTAAATGAGAATGCTGTAAAGGTTTTATTGAACTATCATTTCCCTGGTAATATTCGTCAATTAAAAAACATTGCCGAACAAGTATCAATAGTTGAGGAAGATAGGCTAATTACCCCTGAAAAACTAATTCAATATTTGCCTGAAAACCGTAGTAATCTACCTGCTGTTGTAGGTGACAGAACTACAAGTCAATCAGATTTTGCTAATGAACGAGACATCATGTATAAAATCTTGTTTGATATGCGTAATGACATTAATGATCTAAAAAAGCTAACGCTAGATTTAATGCAAAACGGAAACTCTCAACAGGTACAAGAAGACAATCATCGTTTAATTGAACGTATTTATCAAGATCAAGATTTATCAGAAGCTTCAAACATTGAGGTAGTACAAATTCCAAAATCAACTTCTCATCAAAATGATTATGATTATGCGGAAACCATTGAGGAAGATGAAAGTTTATCGTTACAAGAAAAAGAAATAGAAATGATAAAAAAGTCTCTCGAAAAAAACAATGGTAAGCGTAAATTAGCTGCCAAAGAATTAGGAATATCTGAGAGAACCTTATACAGAAAAATAAAACAATACGATTTATAA
- a CDS encoding LptE family protein: protein MKKTLYIVSLLITFTTIIGCGAYSFTGGNTGNAKTIQVDFFPNQAPLVEPILSQKFTQDLQDLFTRQTNLTLVNSGGDLHFSGEIVDYRITPMSATAQQTAAQNRLTITVNVNFVNALEEKDNFEKRFSFYYDYGANQQLTGGVLETALDEIIERITQDIFNASVAKW, encoded by the coding sequence ATGAAAAAAACTCTTTATATAGTATCGTTACTTATTACTTTTACAACCATTATTGGTTGTGGAGCATACTCTTTTACTGGTGGAAACACAGGAAATGCAAAAACAATTCAGGTTGATTTTTTTCCTAACCAAGCACCTTTAGTTGAACCAATACTTAGTCAAAAATTCACACAAGATTTACAAGATTTATTCACTCGTCAAACTAATTTAACCTTGGTGAATTCCGGTGGTGATTTACATTTTTCTGGTGAAATTGTTGACTATCGTATTACACCAATGAGTGCAACAGCTCAACAAACAGCTGCTCAAAACCGATTAACAATTACTGTAAATGTAAACTTTGTTAATGCTTTAGAAGAGAAAGATAATTTTGAAAAACGTTTTTCTTTTTACTACGATTACGGAGCTAATCAACAATTAACAGGAGGGGTTTTAGAAACTGCTTTAGATGAAATTATAGAACGTATTACGCAAGATATTTTTAATGCCTCAGTGGCAAAATGGTAA
- the secG gene encoding preprotein translocase subunit SecG, translated as MTTYTLLLVLILIVAIALILIVMVQNPKGGGLSSSFGGGGAQNIGGVQNTNSFLDRTTWTLAITMFALILLANFAIPRGNAADAPQLNETLNNIETTTTPATPAATDTAKDSAQ; from the coding sequence ATGACAACGTATACTTTACTTTTAGTTTTAATATTGATTGTTGCAATAGCATTAATCTTAATTGTAATGGTTCAAAATCCTAAAGGTGGAGGATTATCTTCATCATTTGGAGGCGGTGGAGCTCAAAATATTGGAGGTGTACAAAATACGAATAGCTTTTTAGACAGAACTACATGGACATTAGCTATTACTATGTTTGCTTTAATTTTATTAGCTAACTTTGCTATTCCAAGAGGAAATGCAGCTGACGCTCCTCAATTAAATGAAACCTTAAACAATATTGAAACTACAACAACTCCTGCTACACCAGCAGCAACAGATACAGCTAAAGATAGCGCTCAATAG
- a CDS encoding co-chaperone GroES produces the protein MGLNIKPLADRVLVEPAAAETTTASGIIIPDNAKEKPQKGTVVAVGNGTKDEPLTVKVGDTVLYGKYAGTELKLEGKDYLIMRESDIFAII, from the coding sequence ATGGGATTAAACATTAAACCTTTAGCAGACAGAGTTCTTGTTGAACCAGCTGCAGCAGAAACTACTACAGCATCAGGAATCATCATCCCTGACAACGCAAAGGAAAAACCACAAAAAGGTACTGTCGTAGCCGTAGGAAACGGAACAAAAGATGAGCCTTTAACTGTAAAAGTTGGTGATACTGTTTTATACGGAAAGTACGCTGGTACAGAGCTTAAATTAGAAGGAAAAGATTATTTAATTATGAGAGAAAGCGACATTTTCGCTATTATCTAA
- the groL gene encoding chaperonin GroEL (60 kDa chaperone family; promotes refolding of misfolded polypeptides especially under stressful conditions; forms two stacked rings of heptamers to form a barrel-shaped 14mer; ends can be capped by GroES; misfolded proteins enter the barrel where they are refolded when GroES binds): protein MAKDIKFDVDARDGLKRGVDALANAVKVTLGPKGRNVIISKSFGAPHVTKDGVSVAKEVELEDELENMGAQMVKEVASKTNDLAGDGTTTATVLAQAIVKEGLKNVAAGANPMDLKRGIDKAVAAITEDLAKQSKEVGDSSEKIKQVAAISSNNDAVIGNLIAEAFGKVGKEGVITVEEAKGTDTYVDVVEGMQFDRGYLSPYFVTDADKMIADLDNPYILLFDKKISNLQEILPILEPVAQSGKPLLIIAEDVDGQALATLVVNKLRGGLKIAAVKAPGFGDRRKAMLEDIAILTGGTVISEERGFSLENATLDLLGTAETVTIDKDNTTIVNGSGDEAQIKARVNQIKAQIETTTSDYDREKLQERLAKLAGGVAVLYVGAASEVEMKEKKDRVDDALHATRAAVEEGIVAGGGVALVRAKKVLETITTENLDETTGIQIVNRAIESPLRTIVENAGGEGSVVINKVLEENQNFGYDAKSEQYVDMLEAGIIDPKKVTRVALENAASVAGMILTTECALVDIKEDAPAGGGMPPMGGGMPGMM, encoded by the coding sequence ATGGCAAAAGATATAAAATTTGATGTAGACGCTCGCGACGGATTAAAACGTGGAGTAGATGCATTAGCAAATGCAGTAAAAGTAACTTTAGGTCCTAAAGGGCGTAACGTAATTATTTCTAAATCATTCGGAGCTCCTCATGTAACTAAAGATGGAGTTTCTGTAGCTAAAGAAGTAGAGTTAGAAGATGAGTTAGAAAACATGGGAGCTCAAATGGTAAAAGAAGTAGCTTCTAAAACTAACGATTTAGCAGGTGACGGTACTACTACTGCGACTGTATTAGCACAAGCAATCGTAAAAGAAGGATTAAAAAATGTTGCTGCAGGTGCTAACCCTATGGATTTAAAACGTGGTATTGATAAAGCAGTAGCCGCTATTACTGAAGATTTAGCAAAACAATCTAAAGAAGTTGGTGATTCATCAGAAAAAATTAAGCAAGTAGCTGCAATTTCTTCTAATAACGATGCGGTAATTGGTAACTTAATTGCTGAAGCATTTGGTAAAGTTGGAAAAGAAGGAGTGATTACTGTTGAAGAAGCTAAAGGAACTGACACCTATGTTGATGTTGTTGAAGGAATGCAATTTGATCGTGGATACTTATCTCCTTACTTTGTAACAGATGCTGATAAAATGATTGCTGACTTAGACAATCCTTATATCTTATTATTCGATAAAAAGATTTCTAACTTACAAGAAATTCTTCCAATTTTAGAGCCAGTTGCTCAATCTGGTAAACCTTTATTAATTATTGCTGAAGATGTTGACGGACAAGCTTTAGCTACTTTAGTTGTGAACAAACTACGTGGTGGATTAAAAATCGCTGCTGTAAAAGCTCCAGGGTTTGGAGATCGTAGAAAAGCAATGTTAGAAGACATCGCTATTTTAACTGGTGGTACCGTAATTTCTGAGGAAAGAGGTTTCTCATTAGAAAATGCAACTTTAGATTTATTAGGTACTGCAGAAACAGTAACTATTGATAAAGATAACACTACAATTGTTAATGGTTCTGGTGACGAAGCACAAATCAAAGCTCGTGTAAATCAAATCAAAGCACAAATTGAGACGACTACTTCTGATTACGATCGTGAAAAGTTACAAGAGCGTTTAGCGAAGTTAGCTGGTGGTGTTGCTGTACTATATGTTGGTGCTGCTTCTGAAGTGGAAATGAAAGAAAAGAAAGACCGTGTTGATGATGCTTTACATGCTACAAGAGCCGCTGTAGAAGAAGGAATTGTTGCCGGTGGTGGTGTTGCTTTAGTACGTGCTAAAAAGGTGTTAGAAACTATTACTACAGAGAATTTAGACGAAACTACAGGTATTCAAATTGTAAATAGAGCTATTGAATCTCCATTACGTACTATTGTTGAAAATGCTGGTGGTGAAGGTTCAGTTGTAATCAATAAGGTTTTAGAAGAAAACCAAAACTTTGGTTACGATGCAAAATCTGAACAATATGTAGATATGTTAGAGGCTGGTATTATTGATCCTAAGAAAGTAACTCGTGTAGCTTTAGAAAACGCTGCTTCTGTTGCTGGAATGATCTTAACTACTGAGTGTGCTTTAGTTGATATTAAAGAAGATGCTCCTGCAGGTGGTGGAATGCCTCCAATGGGTGGTGGAATGCCAGGAATGATGTAA